The sequence CTGGCGCACCAGACCGCGCACCCCCCACTTGCTCAGGACGTATGCCGCCATGTCGGGCGTCGCGACGTGACCCAGCACCGAGCCGACGAAGACCAGGCTCCCGCTGTCCTGGTCCCGCAGCACCGGCAGGACGTGGCGGGTGAGGTTGACCGCCCCACCGAGGTTGGTCGCCAGCACCTGGTCGAACACCTCCACGGGGACGGCCTCGAGACGCCCGTAGGCGACCACGCCTGCACAGGACACGACCTCGTCGAGCCGACCGTGCTCCGCGACGGCTGCCGCCACCGCCGCGCGCACGCTGTCGTCGTCCGACACGTCACAGGGCACGACCATCGTGGAGGCCGCGCCCAGCTCGTCGCACTCGGCTGCCGCCCGCGCGAGCGCCTCGGGCCCTCGTGCCAGCAGCACCAGGTGGTCACCGCGCTCCGCGGCCTGATGGGCAGTGGCCTCGCCGATCCCGCTGGAGGCACCGGTGATCAGGACGACGCGCGGTGAGTGACTCATCCGCGGCGTTCGGCGATGTAGGCCAGGCGACGCAGTGCCTCGCTGTTGCGCCACTTCAGGCTCAACCCCCGCACGGGCGGCGGGATGAGCGCTCCCGGTCCGGCGACCGGCTCCTCCCGCATGCGCACCAAGGTCCCTGCGCCTTGGGGCTCGAGGATGAGCTCGACGGTGGCCTCGCCGATCGGCCAGCCGCGGGCGCGCAGCTTGAGGCGCTTGCCCGCCTCCACCTCGAGGACCTCGGTGTTGTCGTCGATGAGCCCCGGCCAGACACCGACAGAGTGGTGCAGCTTGCTGCCGACCGCGGGCCAGTCGTCCTCCACCTCACGCATCCGCGAGGCGCCGACCACCCACACCGGATAGAGCCATCCGTCACACAGCACGTCCCACACCTTCTCGGGGGTGGCGTGCAGGAGTCGCGTTTGCTCGGCCATCGCAGATCCTCTCGTTGCGCAGACCTCCACGCTAGCCACGTGGTCGGCCCACACCACCACCCGAAGGGACATTCCGGGCCGACGGCATGTGGACCCCCGCGCATGCGGGACGCGACATCGGGTATCAAACGGTCATGGTCACCACGGTGGTTGAGCCCCCCACGCACACCGATCCCCACCGGTCCGGCAGCGACCTCAGCGACGCGGAGGTCGAAGCCCTGGGCCGCAGCCTGGACACCCTGCGACAGCAGGTGGTCGAGAGCCGAGGCGCCGACGACGCGGCCTACATCCGCCGCGTCATCGCCGTCCAGCGATCACTCGAGGTGGCCGGCCGCCTGGTGCTGCTGGGGAGCCGCAGCCGCAAGGCCTGGTGGATCGGCACGAGCGCGCTCGCGCTGTCCAAGATCCTCGACAACATGGAGATCGGGCACAACGTGCTCCACGGCCAGTGGGACTGGATGCGCGACCCCAAGATCCACTCCTCGACCTGGGACTGGGACCACGCGTCCGTGCCGGACCAGTGGCAGCGCGCCCACAACGACCGCCACCACGTGAACACCAACGTGCTCGGCAAGGACAACGACCTCGGCTACGGCATCATGCGCGTCGACGAGGCACAGGACTGGCAGCCGCGCTTCCTCCTCCAGCCTCTGGTCAACTTGGTCAACGCCTGCATCTTCGAGTGGGGCATCGCGATGTATGACCTCGACCTCGGCGCCGAGCTGCGCCAGGGCGAGGGCCTCTCCCCCGGGTCCGGTCCGACCTGAGGCTGATGCTGCGCCGGGTCGCTCGCCTTGCGGGGCGCGACTACGTCGTCCACCCACTGCTCTCGCTGCCGACCGGTTCTGCCCGGACGACACTGACCGCCAACCTCACGGCCAACCTCGTCCGCAACGTGTGGAGCCACTCGGTGATCATGTGCGGTCACTTCCCCGAGGGCGTGTCGACCTTCGAGGTGTCCGAGATCGAGCCCTCGGAGTCACGCGGCCAGTGGTATGTCCGCCAGATGCTCGGCTCGGCCAACATCTCCGGCCCCGGGTGGCTGCACGTGCTGTGCGGCAACCTGTC comes from Nocardioides piscis and encodes:
- a CDS encoding SDR family NAD(P)-dependent oxidoreductase; the protein is MSHSPRVVLITGASSGIGEATAHQAAERGDHLVLLARGPEALARAAAECDELGAASTMVVPCDVSDDDSVRAAVAAAVAEHGRLDEVVSCAGVVAYGRLEAVPVEVFDQVLATNLGGAVNLTRHVLPVLRDQDSGSLVFVGSVLGHVATPDMAAYVLSKWGVRGLVRQLRVDNRDRPGISFGYVAPGGVDTPIYRQAANYNDANGRPPFPVSSPERAAARVLAVADQSSRSGQLGLANDVIRFGFSTLPWAYDRLVGPMFRLIAQDQLATVDQGPGNVLEPREELNEVHGHHPNAALAILRNVAALGRGGAAGR
- a CDS encoding fatty acid desaturase family protein: MVEPPTHTDPHRSGSDLSDAEVEALGRSLDTLRQQVVESRGADDAAYIRRVIAVQRSLEVAGRLVLLGSRSRKAWWIGTSALALSKILDNMEIGHNVLHGQWDWMRDPKIHSSTWDWDHASVPDQWQRAHNDRHHVNTNVLGKDNDLGYGIMRVDEAQDWQPRFLLQPLVNLVNACIFEWGIAMYDLDLGAELRQGEGLSPGSGPT
- a CDS encoding SRPBCC family protein, giving the protein MAEQTRLLHATPEKVWDVLCDGWLYPVWVVGASRMREVEDDWPAVGSKLHHSVGVWPGLIDDNTEVLEVEAGKRLKLRARGWPIGEATVELILEPQGAGTLVRMREEPVAGPGALIPPPVRGLSLKWRNSEALRRLAYIAERRG